One Perognathus longimembris pacificus isolate PPM17 chromosome 13, ASM2315922v1, whole genome shotgun sequence genomic window, CTCAGTGGAACTAGTTCTCCAGCACCTTCTCACGTCCCTCTTCAGTTCTCTTCTATTTTCCCCGCAGGGCCCACTGAGTCCTGCCTAAGGACTTGGTGCTGTCAGGAAAAGCAGGTGGTGCTGGGGGGGACACCTGGGGCGCTTTTGTTGATGGGGGACTCTCTTCTTTTGCCTTAGATTCTGGCAGAGTTCCTCTATCTCGTCTTGCTGATTGAAGGCATCCCCTTCTCCAGTTCTTCTCCATCTCCTGGGAGGTAGAAGGAAATCCGAATCATGGTTGGGTTCAAGGCCACAGACATGCCCCCTACTGCCACTGTGAAGTTCCTGGGGGCTGGCACGGCCGCCTGCGTGGCAGACCTCATCACCTTTCCTCTGGATACCGCCAAAGTCCGGCTGCAGGTGAGGACGAAGCCCAGGGTCCTGATGGATCCCCGCATCTGGCTCCCTCCCCAGGAACCGAGCGCCCCAGGGTCAGGTGGGGGTGATTTGCGCATGGGAATGGCAGGAGGCTGATAGAGCGACCTACCTAGCCTCATAGCCGTGCCGTTTTGGTCTGGCAGATCCAAGGAGAAAGTCAGGGGGCCGTGCGCGCCGTGGCCAGCACCCAGTACCGCGGCGTGCTGGGCACCGTGCTGACCATGGTGCGCACCGAGGGCCCGCGCAGCCTCTACAGCGGGCTGGTGGCCGGCCTGCAGCGCCAGATGAGCTTCGCCTCCATCCGCATCGGCCTCTACGACTCCGTCAAGCAGTTCTACACCAAGGGCTCTGAGCGTGAGTGTGGACGGGACATGGGCACCTGGGCCTGGACTGAGGCTGTAGCCTTTTTCTTGATGGACCATTTGGCTGAATAGCTTAGCTCCCTTAGGTCCCAAGATCCTTAGGAGGATGAGGGCAATGGAGCACTGGAAAGGACGCAATTCACCTAATCTGAGCACCAGAGCTGTGCCGGGCTCTGAGCAGGGCATCCTCCCCTGGCAGTTCTCACAAGGGCCTTGGGAGTGGTGGGTGACACCATCCCTGTGTCACCCAGACATTGAAGTGAAGGAGAGGCTTGGCCAAGGGCATAATCGGGAGGCCCAAATCACACTCGGGACTCTTGTGTCTAAGGCTGGtgttctctttcttgcttttttgctttttttgttgttgatggtcctggggcttgaactcggggcctgggcactgtccttgagctctttagctccaggttagtgctctaccactttgagccacagcactacttcccgttttctggtggttatttggagataagagtctcacagactttcctgcggggcaggctttgaacctcagtcctcagatctcagcttcctgcggagttaggattgcaggtgtgagccaccagcggccCGTCTCTTTCTTAGCATGCCTGAAAGTTTTCCAGTCTTGGGAGTCCCAATTCACCAGAAAGCTGTTTCTCTTAGCCTTGGATTTGTTAAACAAAGCATTTCTTAGCTCTTAAACAGATTAAGTGAATGTTTTAGGAGTGATACTGTCTGATGagaggatttgttgttgttgtttggtgctgatactggggcttgaactcagggcctgagtttttcactcaaggctagcactctaccactcgagccatgcctccacttccagctttttgctggttaattggagacaagagtctgagGAATGGCTTCGATTTGTGAGCCTTACCTCTTagcctctgagcagctaggattacaggcgcgagtcaccagcacccaggtgaTGCAAGGATATGTTAGAGCGATGGCTGGTCTGCATCCTATTCCTGCAAGTGAGATGACAGTGACGTGGCAGTTTGCACGCAAGCCTAGCTGGCCACTGACTCCTGTGTGTCCACAGAAGCCGGCATCGGGAGCCGTCTCCTGGCAGGCAGCACCACAGGTGCCCTGGCGGTCGCCGTGGCCCAGCCCACCGATGTGGTGAAGGTCCGCTTCCAAGCTCAGGCCCGGGCTGGAGGCGGCCGGAGGTACCAAAGCACTCTTGATGCCTACAAGACCATTGCTCATGAGGAAGGGTTCCGGGGACTCTGGAAAGGTGGGTGCCACGTGTTCCCTACAAGCCCCTACCTTCCCCTCTCCTATGGCCTGACCTCACACAGACTCTCCCTCCGCCTGTAGGGACCTCTCCCAATGTTGCTCGCAACGCCATTGTCAACTGTGCTGAGCTGGTGACCTATGACCTCATCAAGGACACCCTCCTAAAGGCCAACCTCATGACCGGTGAGTTAAAGTTAAGGATGCAGGAAGGGTGGGGGCTAGTTGCCTGAGGACCACATCTTTCGACtatgctgtttgcctttgcttagAGTGAGATTGAGTCGGGCATGGttcacatctatcatcctagcaactcaggaggctgagatctgaagatcacagttcaaaaccagcccaggcaggaacatccatgagactcttaactccaactaaccactaaaaagctagaaatagagctgtggctcaagtggcagagcattagccttgagcaaaaaaagcttaagaGACAGTGACCctgagaattcaagccctaggactggcgcacgcgcacacacacgcacacacattgaCACACACACGGAAGTGCTAGAAAGCTCTCACTTTTACATATTAAGGAACACGTGCTGAATAGATGAAGAGAGACATTTAGGTCCTCGTGAGAGGTCCTGACTGGagttgctctttttctttcttttttttgttttgtttgtttttgccagtcctggagcttgaactcagggcctgaggactgtccctggcttctttttgctcaaggctagcactctgccacttgagccacagcgccacttctggccattttctgtatatgtggtgctggggaatcaaaccagggcttcatatacatgaggcgagcactcttgccactaggccatattcccagccccctctttcttttctctttttccttccttcctccctccctccctccctccctcccccctcccccctccctccctccccctcccccctccccccccttccttcctttcctgtcccaggcttgaactcaaggcattatgctttttctcagtttttttgctcaagactgaggctctatcacttgagccacagctccacttttgtccttttttgttgttgttagttggagataaaagtcttaggacttttctaccctagcTAGCTTTgcacctcagccctcagatctcaggattacaggctcgtgagccaccagcgcctggcaagtCTCTGCCTCTTTGAGACAGGACTCTCTTAGCTACTTAGCAGTGTTTCTCCCGCCTGTGGGTGCGTGGGAAGCGCTGACCGCTCTGCCTGCTGCTTCCTGGCAGATGACCTTCCTTGCCACTTCACTTCCGCCTTTGGGGCGGGTTTCTGTACCACCGTCATCGCCTCCCCCGTCGATGTGGTCAAGACGAGATACATGAACTCTGCCTTGGGCCAGTACAGCAGCGCCGGCCACTGTGCCCTTACCATGCTCCAGAAGGAGGGGCCCCGAGCCTTCTATAAGGGGTGAgcttcccatccccctccccccaactccaggCCTCCTGGTGGGGAGAATCACCCACAA contains:
- the Ucp2 gene encoding mitochondrial uncoupling protein 2, coding for MVGFKATDMPPTATVKFLGAGTAACVADLITFPLDTAKVRLQIQGESQGAVRAVASTQYRGVLGTVLTMVRTEGPRSLYSGLVAGLQRQMSFASIRIGLYDSVKQFYTKGSEQAGIGSRLLAGSTTGALAVAVAQPTDVVKVRFQAQARAGGGRRYQSTLDAYKTIAHEEGFRGLWKGTSPNVARNAIVNCAELVTYDLIKDTLLKANLMTDDLPCHFTSAFGAGFCTTVIASPVDVVKTRYMNSALGQYSSAGHCALTMLQKEGPRAFYKGFMPSFLRLGSWNVVMFVTYEQLKRALMAACAAREAPS